A region of the Sideroxydans lithotrophicus ES-1 genome:
ATTGTGCCGACGCGGAATTACCGCTATATACTTGAGCGCGGTGCGATAGCGGAAATGGCGGATTCTTCGCAAGGAATGCCAGTATCGGGCAAGACGTTGCTGGATATGGCTGCGGACGATTATCGCGATGCCAACAGTGCGCGCCAGAGCAAACAATTGATGCGCATGCTGCTGGATCACCATCTTGCCGGGAAACCGTTGCACACACGCGAACTGATGAGGGACTTGCAAAAACTATGATCAAACTTGGACTCAACATCGACCACGTTGCCACTTTGCGTCAAGCGCGCGGCTCGCGCTATCCGAATCTGATGCGTGCTGCGCTGATCTGCGAAGAGGCGGGTGCGGATGCCATCACCATCCACCTGCGCGAGGATCGCCGCCACATTCAGGATGCCGACGTGGATATCCTGCGCGGCATGTTGCAGACGCGCATGAACCTCGAATGTGCGGTTACCGACGAGATGATCGCCAATGCGCTGCGTGTGAAACCTCATGACATCTGCCTTGTGCCGGAGAAGCGCGAGGAATTGACCACCGAAGGCGGACTGGATGTGGTCAAGCATTTCGATGCTGTGCAGCGTGCTACGCAGCGTTGCACCGAAGCCGGCATACGGGTTTCGCTGTTTGTCGATGCCGACGATAAACAACTGGATGCGGCAAAGAAAGCGGGAGCTCCCGTGATAGAGATCCACACCGGAAAATATGGCGATGCCGATAGCGTGCCGGCACGCGAACAGGAGCTGGCGAGAATCCAGCGAGCCGCTGTGTATGCGCATTCCCTGGGATTGCAGGTGAATGCCGGGCACGGGTTGAACTATCACAATGTCCGTCCCATCGTGGCGATTCCGCATATTGCCGAGTTGAATATCGGTCACGCCATCATCTCCGAAGCGGTCTTCATCGGGCTGGATCAGGCGGTGAAAAACATGAAGGCCTTGCTGGCAGCATGATCTTCGGTATCGGCACGGATATCGTCAATGTGGCGCGCATCGAGGCGGCTTGCAATCGACATGGCGAAGCGTTCGCAGCCCGGATTTTGAGCGAAGACGAACTGGCCGAATATGCCTCGCAAGTCCATCCGGCAAGATTCCTGAGCAAACGTTTTGCTGCCAAAGAGGCATTTGCCAAGGCGACCGGGCATGGGTTGCGCCATCCGGTAAGCCTGAAGCGAATCACGGTTACCCATGACGAACTGGGCAAACCGATGTTTCAGTTCGATGATGAATTGGCGGCTTATTTGCTACAGATGGGTGTTGCACGGCATCACCTGAGCATCAGCGACGAACGTGACAGTGCAGTGGCATTTGTGATCCTGGAAGGGGAAGATTGATGGGTAATGGGCCTGTGATGCTGGATATTCTCGGTAAGACGCTTACTGCAGAAGACGAGAGGCGCTTGCTCCATCCGCTGGTCGGTGGTGTCATCCTGTTTGCTCGTAACTACGAATCTCCCAGCCAGCTTGCCGAGTTGACGGCCAGCATCCATGCACTGCGCACGCCGCCGCTGCTTATTGCGGTGGATCACGAAGGCGGCAGGGTGCAGCGTTTCCGCGAAGGTTTTACACGCATCCCGCCGATGCGCGAGTTGGGCAAGGTTTGGGACGATCATCCCAAACGCGCCAGGCATCTGGCGCAGCAAGCAGGTTTTGTGCTGGCTTCCGAACTGCGAGCCTGCGGCGTGGACTTCAGTTTTACTCCTGTGCTGGATGTGGATTATGGCGCAAGCGGAGTGATCGGCGACCGCGCATTCCATTCTGACCCTCAAGCCATCGCCGAGCTGGCACACAGTTTACTGCTGGGACTCAGGCAGGGGGGCATGCCAACGGTGGGCAAACATTTCCCTGGTCATGGATTCGTCAAGGCGGATTCGCATTTGGAGATACCGGTGGACGACCGCAGTTATACCGACATCGAATTGTGTGACCTCATTCCATTCCGCCAGATGGTGAACTACGGTCTCACTGCCGTGATGCCAGCCCATGTCATTTATCCCAAGGTCGATTCGCGTCCTGCTGGTTTCTCCAGCGTGTGGCTGAAAAATGTCCTGCGGGGTGAAATGGGCTTTGAAGGATGCATCTTCAGCGACGACTTGAGCATGGAAGGAGCTACGGTGGCCGGTGGGATCGTCCAGCGTGCGGAAGCGGCATTGAATGCTGGGGCAGACATGGTGCTGGTATGCAACAAACCTGAGTCCGCCGATGAATTATTGGCAGGACTGAAGTGGGACATGCCGGCACAAAGCAAAGCGCGTCTTGCACAGATGCACGGGCGTCCGCACTCGCGGACACTGGTGCAGCTGCATGAAGATGCCGATTTCATCAAAGCACTGCATGAAGTGGCCGGCATCGGCATGCGCGAAGGTGAACTGCCCTTGGTATAGCACAGGTTTTTTTCTGATATCGAGAATGAAATTGCGGCTTCTCGAACAGGATTCTTGGAGCTATCATGCGAGCCATCTTGGCCTGGGTATGAGGAGAGCAGAATGCAACAAGTGTCTCGCATGCATCATCCGTTGGAGAAAGAATTTACGCATTTGACAGTGCGCTTCGATTCTGAGAGGGGCGTGTTGTGGACCCTTCTGGATCCAAAAAACGTCCCATGTTTTAACCTTGAGCTGTTAGGACAACTGCGGTCTCATCACGATGAAATCGAGACTCAAGGGAGTCGCATGCCGGATGTTGCTCAGGGACATGAGATTCGTTATTCTGTACTTGCTTCACTTACACCAGGAGTCTTTAATTTGGGCGGGCAGCTTGCCCTGTTCAGGGAATTGATTCGCAGCAGGAATAGGGATGCTTTGTTGCATTACGCAACAAAATGCATAGATGTGATTTATCAGCGGGTGCATCATTTTGGCTTACCGCTGGCTACAATCACATTATTGCAGGGCGATGCCTTGGGGGGCGGATTTGAAGCTGCATTGACCAGCGACATCATCATTGCTGAACGGAGTAGTCAAATGGGTTTCCCGGAGATTCTGTTCAACCTGTTTCCGGGGATGGGTGCATACAGTCTGGTCGCCAGAAAGGTGAATCCAAAATTCGCAGAAAAGATGATCTTGAGCGGCAAGATCTACAGTGCCGAAGAGTTGCATGAAG
Encoded here:
- the pdxJ gene encoding pyridoxine 5'-phosphate synthase yields the protein MIKLGLNIDHVATLRQARGSRYPNLMRAALICEEAGADAITIHLREDRRHIQDADVDILRGMLQTRMNLECAVTDEMIANALRVKPHDICLVPEKREELTTEGGLDVVKHFDAVQRATQRCTEAGIRVSLFVDADDKQLDAAKKAGAPVIEIHTGKYGDADSVPAREQELARIQRAAVYAHSLGLQVNAGHGLNYHNVRPIVAIPHIAELNIGHAIISEAVFIGLDQAVKNMKALLAA
- the nagZ gene encoding beta-N-acetylhexosaminidase — protein: MGNGPVMLDILGKTLTAEDERRLLHPLVGGVILFARNYESPSQLAELTASIHALRTPPLLIAVDHEGGRVQRFREGFTRIPPMRELGKVWDDHPKRARHLAQQAGFVLASELRACGVDFSFTPVLDVDYGASGVIGDRAFHSDPQAIAELAHSLLLGLRQGGMPTVGKHFPGHGFVKADSHLEIPVDDRSYTDIELCDLIPFRQMVNYGLTAVMPAHVIYPKVDSRPAGFSSVWLKNVLRGEMGFEGCIFSDDLSMEGATVAGGIVQRAEAALNAGADMVLVCNKPESADELLAGLKWDMPAQSKARLAQMHGRPHSRTLVQLHEDADFIKALHEVAGIGMREGELPLV
- the acpS gene encoding holo-ACP synthase → MIFGIGTDIVNVARIEAACNRHGEAFAARILSEDELAEYASQVHPARFLSKRFAAKEAFAKATGHGLRHPVSLKRITVTHDELGKPMFQFDDELAAYLLQMGVARHHLSISDERDSAVAFVILEGED
- a CDS encoding crotonase/enoyl-CoA hydratase family protein, translating into MQQVSRMHHPLEKEFTHLTVRFDSERGVLWTLLDPKNVPCFNLELLGQLRSHHDEIETQGSRMPDVAQGHEIRYSVLASLTPGVFNLGGQLALFRELIRSRNRDALLHYATKCIDVIYQRVHHFGLPLATITLLQGDALGGGFEAALTSDIIIAERSSQMGFPEILFNLFPGMGAYSLVARKVNPKFAEKMILSGKIYSAEELHEAGLIDILVEDGKGVEAVNDYVKKQERRSNGFLAVQKARHRFNPVTQQELMDITTVWVDAALKLNEKDLKVMDRFVRSQEKLFLQPQVLPSMSTAA